ATAGTAAATAATGTGGACGGAGTAAATAGAATAGTATACGACATAACAAGCAAACCACCATCAACAATAGAGTGGGAATAACATTATAAAACCCTGAAAGCCTTGATTTTCCAAGGCTTTCAGGGTTTTAATTTGTCTTGTGATACTAATATGATACTATTTATTATTTTCAGGGGTTTCTGTATTCTCAAATTTATCATTTATTACTGCCAAACGGTTTGCCACTTCCCCATGTTTATTTGGATATAAATGCGAATAGGTCTGAAGCGTTGTTTCTATATTTTCATGCCCTAATCTTTCAGAGATCAGCAAAGGTGAAAAGCCTTCTTCAATGAGAAGTGAAGCATGTGAGTGTCTAAGATCATGAACCCTTATTTTCTTCACACCTGAATTCTTGCATCCACGTTTCATTTCACTATGCAAATATGACTTTGTAACTGGAAATAAGCGTTCATGGGGGTCATAGTCATATAGTTTGGAAACATAGTCCTTGATCATATCACAAATGAAATCAGGTATAGTGATGATCCTTTTGCTTTTGGGTGTTTTGGGTTCCAAGATCAGATCTTCACCTTCATGCCTTGCATAGTTCTTTGAGATTGAAACTGTTTTATTTTCAAAGTCAAAGTCATCCAAGGTGAGTGCTAAACATTCACCTGATCTCATACCAGTCCAAAATAACAATTC
The sequence above is a segment of the Clostridiisalibacter paucivorans DSM 22131 genome. Coding sequences within it:
- a CDS encoding site-specific integrase; translated protein: MGKKNADSMKFWTTEEFKKFMLFVSDKPISKVIFELLFWTGMRSGECLALTLDDFDFENKTVSISKNYARHEGEDLILEPKTPKSKRIITIPDFICDMIKDYVSKLYDYDPHERLFPVTKSYLHSEMKRGCKNSGVKKIRVHDLRHSHASLLIEEGFSPLLISERLGHENIETTLQTYSHLYPNKHGEVANRLAVINDKFENTETPENNK